From the Desulfonispora thiosulfatigenes DSM 11270 genome, one window contains:
- a CDS encoding HAMP domain-containing sensor histidine kinase, with protein MDTNSKNKFTPTSWGTLLIILLLAAISVGVYAPIKDAFIKENTSRYLGSYQFKHEIGDLTSFLLTDDFEDRSYIEQRYQELKSIKYYIKKAQGVEIKSNIPDVNEAILQEEIKKSQFYLTIKTDETGKPTIESSHESRFTKDWFINESGVRQEFTEEVTEAPLAPSITGESQITENKVFSKTSPKESKNKYANLEIVYVISGSLANHSDLFAYNFKNFNVSQNIILILIIGAIGILLLTILAFAIPYNSQKQASLVRVFNRMYLEFKFFLWLVFLLGSVGIFSLISSTYYPNGYFFSNSLNFVNIIADANLFFYLIGIPITFILYMLIYVSIVYLKYINEHGFKEGLLKNSIFGKLLFSGITNVKKLSQEIIEVSTEKESSDKLLKILGINLVALGIIAITFPFGILLAIIYTIFLAKYLLKVISKIRSLNEATREIAEGNFTVNIAEDVGILNPIAKNLNNINQGFKVAVEKEIKSQNMKTELISNVSHDLKTPLTSIITYIDLLKNRDTDEQTQKEYLEVLEQKSKRLQILIEDLFEASKASTGNIDLHFENIDVIALLRQTLGEMEEKIKNSTLEIKLNFPDNKIYCELDGRRTYRIFENIMSNILKYSMIGSRVYIDILENEKEVSFVFKNISAYEMNFDNEEITERFTRGDKSRNTEGSGLGLAIAKNLTQLQKGKMDIIIDGDLFKLIITFLKI; from the coding sequence TTGGATACAAATTCGAAAAATAAGTTTACTCCAACTTCATGGGGTACTTTATTAATTATTTTACTATTAGCTGCTATTTCAGTAGGTGTATATGCACCTATAAAGGATGCTTTTATTAAAGAGAATACTTCTAGATATCTAGGGAGCTATCAGTTCAAACATGAAATAGGAGATTTAACTAGTTTTTTACTAACGGATGATTTTGAAGATAGAAGTTATATAGAACAAAGATATCAAGAATTAAAAAGTATCAAATATTATATTAAGAAAGCCCAAGGAGTTGAGATTAAAAGCAATATACCGGATGTAAATGAAGCAATTTTGCAAGAGGAAATAAAGAAGAGTCAGTTTTATTTAACTATAAAGACTGATGAGACAGGAAAACCTACTATCGAAAGTTCACATGAAAGTAGATTTACTAAGGACTGGTTTATAAATGAGAGTGGAGTGCGACAGGAATTTACTGAAGAAGTGACTGAAGCACCTTTAGCACCAAGTATAACAGGTGAATCTCAAATAACAGAAAATAAGGTTTTTTCTAAAACAAGCCCAAAAGAAAGTAAAAATAAATATGCTAATTTAGAAATTGTGTATGTAATTTCTGGTAGTTTAGCGAACCATAGTGACCTCTTTGCCTATAATTTTAAAAACTTTAATGTAAGTCAGAATATAATTTTAATTTTAATTATTGGGGCAATTGGTATTTTGCTTTTAACAATTTTGGCTTTTGCTATTCCTTATAATTCACAAAAGCAGGCCAGTTTAGTTCGGGTTTTTAATAGAATGTATTTAGAGTTTAAGTTTTTCCTCTGGTTAGTATTTTTATTAGGATCGGTTGGAATTTTTAGTTTAATTTCGAGTACCTATTATCCAAATGGTTATTTTTTTAGCAATTCGCTTAATTTTGTAAATATAATCGCAGATGCTAATTTATTTTTCTATCTTATTGGGATACCTATTACTTTTATTTTATATATGCTCATATATGTAAGCATAGTTTATCTTAAATATATTAATGAACACGGATTTAAAGAAGGTCTACTTAAAAACAGTATATTTGGTAAGTTGTTATTTTCAGGTATAACAAATGTAAAAAAATTAAGTCAAGAAATAATAGAAGTGAGTACTGAGAAAGAAAGTTCGGATAAATTATTAAAAATATTAGGGATTAATTTAGTAGCGTTAGGTATTATTGCAATTACTTTCCCTTTTGGCATCCTTTTAGCGATAATTTATACGATCTTTTTAGCGAAATATTTGTTGAAAGTTATTAGCAAAATTAGATCTTTAAATGAAGCTACTCGCGAAATAGCTGAGGGTAATTTTACAGTTAATATAGCAGAAGATGTGGGGATTTTAAATCCAATAGCAAAAAATCTAAATAATATCAATCAAGGCTTTAAGGTCGCAGTAGAAAAGGAAATTAAAAGTCAAAACATGAAAACAGAGCTAATTTCTAATGTTTCTCATGATCTTAAAACACCACTTACTTCAATTATTACGTATATAGATTTATTGAAAAACAGGGATACAGATGAACAAACCCAAAAGGAATATTTAGAAGTTTTAGAGCAAAAGTCTAAGAGATTACAGATATTAATTGAAGATTTATTTGAAGCTAGTAAGGCAAGCACTGGGAATATTGATCTTCATTTTGAAAATATTGATGTTATCGCTCTTCTCAGACAAACTTTAGGTGAAATGGAAGAAAAAATTAAGAATAGTACTTTAGAAATTAAGTTAAATTTTCCTGACAATAAAATATATTGTGAATTAGATGGACGGAGAACCTATCGAATTTTTGAGAACATTATGAGTAATATTTTAAAATATTCTATGATAGGTTCGCGGGTATACATTGATATTTTAGAGAATGAAAAAGAAGTAAGCTTTGTTTTTAAAAATATTTCTGCTTATGAGATGAATTTTGATAATGAAGAGATAACAGAAAGGTTTACAAGGGGAGATAAATCACGAAATACCGAAGGGTCAGGCCTAGGACTTGCCATAGCAAAAAACCTGACCCAGCTACAAAAGGGTAAGATGGATATTATTATAGATGGAGATTTATTCAAGTTAATAATTACATTTTTAAAAATATAA
- a CDS encoding CBS domain-containing protein, translating to MKVSEIIKNDFVLIRESESIEVALETMNRLKINGMPVVNKDNMLSGMVVKADIYRFLMHPGHYDTCPVEWVMSKNVVTADGDEELAVVAKRLREHNIIAMPVLKDDKIMGVITIEDFLDNCIAKGV from the coding sequence ATGAAGGTCAGTGAAATAATAAAAAACGACTTTGTCTTAATCAGAGAAAGTGAATCTATCGAGGTTGCGTTAGAAACAATGAATCGGTTAAAAATTAATGGAATGCCGGTAGTTAACAAAGATAACATGCTTAGTGGGATGGTAGTAAAAGCGGATATTTATAGATTTCTGATGCATCCAGGACATTATGATACTTGCCCTGTGGAATGGGTAATGTCAAAAAATGTAGTCACTGCTGATGGTGATGAAGAACTAGCAGTAGTTGCAAAACGTTTAAGAGAACATAATATAATTGCTATGCCGGTGCTTAAAGATGATAAAATAATGGGAGTCATAACTATAGAGGATTTCTTAGATAATTGTATTGCTAAAGGTGTTTAA
- a CDS encoding SNF2 helicase associated domain-containing protein has protein sequence MFNITNQIIANGCSRHNSLSLGEEYYNEGAVRDLEFISSFNAFRGYVRGGNNYRITIVFNEQGSLKDYICSCPDYQNYPSHFCKHLVAGLLAIKNIKSFNPELRNAQEVTENLFHHFASKTEEGFRQVLDLEVVLNYQEIDDSNEKPYLEFKIGFEKLYVVKNVKRLVEAMQTGKNLVFGKNFTFYPLQNGFKPDDNFIIEMLKDIYDIDEYKISSYEDKKGSLFSGKKVYLSDSFLEKFIDLREDNLIVNINGINYDQMPIIDADLPINFQIEKEQDRLRIQSDILSNILALTTKGSYFFYAGKLYRPSKKQIANIMPLYRSFKKSISNSLLILPEYKEKFISEILPELEKAGDVDVSPNLEEEIVKIPFNSSIYLDIDEGTLWAEIKFIYGKWEINPFSNNTIPTEGFILVRDMEKEKRIMALLERTNFRVSNLKIYLDDEDKIFEFLTEIIPELRESANVYYSSEVNALKMIHKPVFTGQVSLNNNIGMLDFSFKLEGIEREELYDILAAYKEKKKYYRLRDGSFMLLQEENFGEVSDIVNLLGLKKKDLLQEVQQIPKYRAMYFDGLMEKQELGFLNVNNSFRELTKNIKNPEDLDFPFPKEVEGLLRDYQKKGYKWLKTLAHYGFGGILADDMGLGKTLQSITYILSEQKENTEPVLVIVPTSLLYNWQMELEQFAPSMKTRIISGSRNERRELLDNLEEVDLVITSYPLVQRDIEEYLNYNFSYCIIDEAQYIKNPHSQRAKAVKMIKAKNYLALTGTPIENSLIELWSIFDFIMPGYLPAYTEFTRKYLNPIEKEGDAKATNDLAKLVRPFILRRVKEDVLKELPAKIENKMISELTLEQKKIYLAYLEKISKEITDDLKEKGLAKSRIKILAGLTRLRQICCHPGLFLDNYTGDSGKLEQLKEVLQEIIGQGHRVLIFSQFTSMLAIISEMLDRENYKYLYIDGSVKAMERMVRVSAFNEGEGDIFLISLKAGGTGLNLTGADVVIHFDPWWNPAVEDQASDRAHRFGQEKVVQVLKFIAKGTIEEKIYKLQLKKKELIDKLIEPGETMLSSLSEQEIYDLLEI, from the coding sequence ATGTTTAATATAACTAATCAAATTATCGCTAATGGCTGTTCTAGACATAATAGTTTATCTTTAGGTGAGGAGTATTATAATGAAGGAGCTGTTAGAGACTTAGAATTTATTTCTAGCTTTAATGCTTTTAGAGGATATGTTAGAGGTGGTAATAATTATCGTATAACGATTGTTTTTAATGAACAAGGTTCTTTGAAAGATTATATCTGTTCTTGTCCAGATTATCAAAATTATCCTAGTCATTTTTGTAAACATTTAGTAGCAGGTTTACTAGCTATCAAAAATATAAAGAGTTTTAATCCAGAGCTTAGAAATGCTCAAGAAGTTACAGAAAATCTTTTTCATCATTTTGCGAGTAAAACTGAAGAAGGCTTTAGGCAAGTTTTAGATTTAGAAGTAGTACTTAATTATCAAGAAATTGATGATTCCAATGAGAAACCTTACCTAGAATTTAAGATAGGGTTTGAAAAATTATATGTAGTTAAGAACGTAAAACGTTTAGTGGAAGCTATGCAGACTGGCAAGAATTTAGTATTTGGAAAGAATTTTACGTTTTATCCTTTGCAAAATGGTTTTAAACCAGACGATAATTTTATTATAGAAATGTTAAAAGATATTTATGATATAGATGAATATAAAATTAGTTCTTATGAAGACAAAAAAGGATCGCTTTTTTCAGGTAAAAAGGTCTATTTATCCGACTCATTTTTAGAAAAATTCATAGATTTAAGGGAAGATAATTTAATCGTTAATATTAATGGGATAAATTATGATCAAATGCCTATTATTGATGCTGATTTACCGATCAACTTTCAAATTGAAAAAGAGCAGGATAGGCTACGAATTCAAAGTGATATTTTATCTAATATTTTGGCGCTTACGACTAAAGGCTCATACTTTTTTTATGCGGGTAAACTTTATAGGCCATCTAAAAAGCAAATAGCTAATATAATGCCACTCTATAGGAGTTTTAAAAAAAGCATTTCGAATTCTTTGCTAATTTTACCTGAGTATAAAGAAAAATTCATTTCAGAAATTTTACCTGAATTAGAAAAGGCCGGAGATGTAGATGTCAGTCCGAACTTAGAAGAAGAAATAGTAAAGATTCCTTTTAATAGCTCGATTTATTTAGATATTGATGAAGGAACTTTATGGGCTGAGATTAAATTTATTTATGGTAAATGGGAAATAAATCCTTTCAGTAATAATACGATACCGACCGAAGGGTTTATTTTGGTACGAGATATGGAAAAAGAAAAAAGAATAATGGCTTTACTTGAACGAACTAATTTTAGGGTGAGTAATTTAAAGATCTATCTAGATGACGAAGACAAGATATTTGAATTTTTAACGGAAATAATACCTGAGTTAAGGGAATCTGCGAACGTTTATTATAGTAGCGAAGTTAATGCGCTAAAAATGATACATAAGCCTGTATTTACAGGACAGGTTAGCTTAAATAATAATATCGGGATGTTGGACTTTTCTTTTAAATTAGAAGGGATAGAAAGAGAAGAGTTATATGATATTTTAGCTGCTTATAAAGAAAAGAAAAAATATTATCGTTTACGTGATGGAAGCTTTATGCTCTTACAAGAAGAAAATTTTGGTGAAGTTTCTGATATAGTTAATTTATTAGGCTTAAAGAAAAAGGATTTATTACAAGAAGTGCAGCAAATACCAAAATATAGAGCTATGTATTTTGATGGACTTATGGAAAAACAAGAGTTAGGCTTTTTAAATGTTAATAATTCATTTAGAGAGTTAACTAAAAACATAAAAAACCCTGAAGACCTAGATTTCCCTTTTCCAAAGGAAGTTGAAGGTTTATTAAGAGATTATCAAAAAAAAGGGTATAAGTGGCTAAAGACTTTGGCTCATTATGGATTTGGTGGAATTTTAGCTGATGATATGGGTCTTGGAAAGACTCTGCAATCAATTACCTATATTTTATCAGAACAAAAAGAGAACACTGAACCAGTACTAGTAATAGTACCTACATCTCTTTTATATAACTGGCAAATGGAGCTCGAACAATTTGCCCCAAGTATGAAAACAAGAATAATAAGTGGTTCTAGAAATGAAAGACGAGAGCTTTTAGATAACTTAGAAGAAGTTGATTTAGTCATTACTTCTTATCCATTAGTGCAGAGGGATATTGAAGAATATCTAAACTATAATTTTAGCTATTGTATTATAGATGAAGCACAATATATTAAAAATCCGCATTCACAAAGAGCAAAGGCTGTAAAAATGATCAAGGCAAAAAATTATTTAGCCTTAACTGGAACACCAATAGAAAATTCTTTAATAGAATTATGGTCAATTTTTGACTTTATTATGCCAGGATATTTGCCTGCGTATACCGAATTTACTAGGAAATATTTAAATCCGATTGAAAAAGAGGGTGATGCTAAAGCCACTAATGATTTAGCAAAGCTAGTGAGACCCTTTATTTTACGCAGAGTAAAAGAAGATGTTTTGAAGGAATTACCAGCTAAAATTGAAAACAAAATGATTTCAGAATTAACATTAGAGCAAAAGAAAATATATCTAGCTTATCTCGAAAAAATAAGTAAGGAAATTACTGATGATCTTAAAGAAAAAGGGTTAGCAAAAAGTAGAATTAAAATATTAGCAGGATTAACAAGGTTAAGACAGATTTGTTGTCATCCAGGTCTATTTTTAGATAATTATACAGGAGATAGTGGTAAGCTTGAGCAACTAAAAGAAGTGTTACAAGAAATTATTGGTCAAGGTCACCGGGTACTTATTTTTTCACAGTTTACTAGTATGCTAGCAATAATTAGTGAGATGTTAGATAGAGAAAATTATAAATATTTATATATTGATGGTAGTGTAAAGGCAATGGAACGAATGGTGCGTGTTTCTGCGTTTAATGAAGGAGAAGGGGATATCTTTTTGATTTCTTTAAAAGCGGGGGGTACAGGTCTTAATTTAACTGGTGCTGATGTCGTAATTCATTTTGATCCATGGTGGAATCCAGCTGTAGAAGATCAAGCATCTGATAGAGCTCATCGTTTTGGACAAGAAAAGGTTGTGCAGGTATTGAAATTTATTGCTAAAGGAACTATTGAAGAAAAAATTTATAAACTTCAGTTAAAGAAAAAAGAATTAATAGATAAACTAATTGAGCCAGGAGAGACTATGTTAAGTTCTTTAAGTGAGCAAGAAATATATGATTTGCTTGAAATTTAA
- a CDS encoding FUSC family protein yields the protein MINKDKLKYLKSFPIGARTIKTGIAVALSMFICEFLSVPHPIFAGSATAANMQPAVGQSLKHAGQQITVHFISIFVAIILGLVVEPSPLIMGLAAIIIITICTKLNIKTSIPMGIVAAIFVLDAPSSDFLENALIRSMVIFIGVTVAIVVNMTIMPPKHEKRLIESLLALNKRAAICFEDAINGYLIATPATSESLEEKDKEFKKYLEESETLFELYSNEWRIGFTNDEVKETLYKEYLSYNKILWKNINDIRFLIDERQVRREKAHNPNLSKEFISIAQFLMEVMGDLKEYNIALRMKIEGKEISIDKTIRIWSKLDPIINKWHDKAEKNTYYLHALIEISIITYKIRWAAHESARILKDL from the coding sequence ATGATTAATAAAGATAAGCTTAAATACCTAAAGTCTTTTCCTATTGGAGCTAGAACAATTAAGACTGGTATTGCAGTTGCTTTAAGTATGTTTATTTGTGAATTTTTAAGTGTCCCTCATCCTATATTTGCAGGTTCTGCTACGGCTGCTAATATGCAGCCTGCTGTCGGGCAAAGTCTAAAACATGCTGGACAGCAGATTACAGTACATTTTATCAGTATTTTTGTAGCTATTATTTTAGGTTTAGTAGTAGAACCAAGCCCACTTATTATGGGACTTGCAGCAATAATTATAATTACTATTTGCACTAAACTTAATATTAAAACTTCTATTCCGATGGGTATAGTAGCGGCTATCTTTGTTTTAGATGCTCCTAGTAGCGATTTCTTAGAAAATGCTTTAATTCGTTCTATGGTAATTTTTATAGGTGTAACGGTAGCTATTGTTGTTAATATGACGATTATGCCACCAAAACATGAAAAGAGATTAATTGAATCTTTATTAGCTTTGAATAAAAGAGCGGCTATTTGTTTTGAGGATGCAATAAATGGTTATTTAATAGCTACTCCGGCTACCTCTGAATCTCTTGAAGAAAAGGATAAAGAGTTTAAGAAGTATTTAGAAGAGTCGGAAACCTTATTTGAACTTTATAGTAATGAATGGAGAATTGGCTTTACTAATGATGAAGTAAAAGAAACACTATATAAAGAGTATCTTTCTTATAATAAAATTTTGTGGAAAAATATAAATGATATTCGTTTTCTTATCGATGAGCGCCAAGTACGCAGGGAAAAGGCTCATAATCCAAATTTAAGTAAAGAATTTATATCAATAGCCCAGTTTTTAATGGAAGTTATGGGAGATTTGAAGGAGTATAATATAGCTTTAAGGATGAAAATTGAAGGCAAGGAAATAAGTATAGATAAAACAATTAGAATTTGGTCTAAGCTTGACCCAATCATAAATAAATGGCATGATAAAGCAGAAAAAAACACTTATTATCTTCATGCATTAATTGAGATTTCTATAATAACTTATAAAATTAGGTGGGCAGCTCACGAATCAGCTCGGATATTAAAAGATTTATAA
- a CDS encoding sulfite exporter TauE/SafE family protein, with amino-acid sequence MLILIGLIMGIMSGMAMGGGILLVPALVFFVGTEQHVAQGVCLATFIPTAIVAVTTHARQGNVNFKLALYIIIGSVIGALIGSNLASSFSSVALKKIFGVFLVGIGIYQFIAKPKIKTDLKSKHNTIK; translated from the coding sequence TTGCTAATCCTAATTGGTCTTATAATGGGAATTATGAGCGGAATGGCTATGGGTGGGGGGATTTTATTAGTTCCTGCCCTTGTATTCTTCGTTGGTACGGAGCAGCATGTAGCTCAAGGGGTTTGCCTAGCTACCTTTATCCCAACTGCTATAGTTGCAGTTACAACTCATGCTCGCCAAGGTAATGTTAATTTTAAATTAGCGTTATATATTATTATAGGTAGTGTCATTGGTGCCTTAATTGGGTCAAATCTAGCTAGTTCGTTTTCCAGCGTAGCCTTAAAAAAAATATTTGGGGTTTTCTTAGTAGGTATCGGTATTTATCAATTTATCGCAAAACCTAAAATAAAGACAGATTTAAAATCAAAACATAATACAATAAAATAG
- a CDS encoding sulfite exporter TauE/SafE family protein: MRIALLILIGLVTGLINGLLGIGGGSFLIPMLIFILGIEQHIAHGTSLTIILPTAFTSAVVYYLNSNLDLKLAFNVAIGAMIGAYIGAKLMNKLPSDTLRKVFSVFIIIAGLRMVI; this comes from the coding sequence ATGAGAATAGCTTTATTGATTTTAATTGGACTTGTCACTGGTTTAATTAATGGCTTATTAGGAATTGGGGGAGGATCATTTTTAATTCCTATGCTTATTTTTATCTTAGGAATAGAGCAACATATAGCTCACGGTACTTCATTAACAATCATTTTACCAACTGCATTTACAAGTGCCGTAGTTTATTATCTTAATAGTAATCTTGATTTAAAGTTAGCTTTTAATGTCGCTATCGGTGCTATGATCGGAGCTTACATAGGTGCAAAATTAATGAATAAACTTCCAAGTGATACTCTACGCAAGGTTTTTAGTGTTTTCATTATAATTGCCGGACTAAGGATGGTGATTTAA
- a CDS encoding ZIP family metal transporter, whose amino-acid sequence MNSIIFNGFVAGIATLIGSFFVLALGTPSHKFFSFMLGLATGVMLTVTIVDLVPSAYYVSNLTITLTGFLLGLLLLALLDKLITNFPPIKRIINKKEGYFLKMGYLIAIGIALHDLPEGIAIAVGYSATDNLGLIIVLAIGIHNIPEGMATTVPLKIAGMKNRNILLIIFLISLVTPLGAYLGLVLVSISPKLIGLLLALAGGAMTFIVSSELWPEASKYNLAFSYFGAILGILIIIASTILI is encoded by the coding sequence ATGAATTCAATTATTTTTAATGGTTTTGTTGCTGGAATAGCAACATTGATTGGCTCCTTTTTTGTATTAGCCTTAGGCACCCCTAGTCATAAGTTCTTTTCATTTATGCTTGGTCTTGCTACAGGTGTCATGTTAACTGTAACCATAGTTGATTTAGTTCCTTCTGCTTATTATGTGAGTAATTTAACTATTACTCTAACCGGTTTTCTCCTTGGTTTACTATTATTAGCTTTACTAGATAAACTCATAACCAATTTTCCACCTATAAAAAGAATTATAAATAAAAAAGAAGGATATTTTTTGAAAATGGGATACTTGATTGCAATTGGCATAGCCTTACATGATTTACCGGAAGGAATAGCTATTGCGGTAGGTTATAGTGCGACCGATAATTTAGGTTTAATTATTGTCCTAGCTATTGGCATACATAATATTCCTGAAGGAATGGCTACCACAGTTCCTCTTAAAATAGCAGGTATGAAAAATCGCAATATTTTACTCATTATATTTTTGATAAGTTTAGTAACACCCCTAGGTGCATACTTAGGTTTAGTCTTAGTTTCAATTTCCCCAAAATTAATTGGACTTTTGTTAGCTTTGGCTGGTGGTGCCATGACATTTATAGTTAGTAGTGAATTATGGCCTGAAGCATCAAAATATAATTTAGCATTTTCATACTTTGGTGCTATTCTAGGAATATTAATAATTATTGCATCTACTATTCTAATATAA
- a CDS encoding MarR family winged helix-turn-helix transcriptional regulator, producing MALGKELETWMLFRKTFGKMQRVVEDDLRKYDTTPSQFIILRNLSIEESTPMSELSRKTSCVNSNITSVIGRMEEKGLVQKVQDTIDRRVSKVTLTVKGKELYDITVAKHDEYLVDILKCIPNDELETFNRLLYKLYSGIN from the coding sequence ATGGCTTTAGGTAAAGAATTAGAGACTTGGATGTTATTTCGAAAAACTTTTGGCAAAATGCAAAGGGTTGTAGAGGATGACTTGCGTAAATATGACACCACACCAAGTCAATTCATTATTTTGCGTAATCTTTCAATAGAAGAATCCACTCCTATGTCAGAACTTAGTCGAAAAACATCATGCGTGAATTCAAATATAACTTCAGTAATCGGGAGAATGGAAGAAAAAGGTTTGGTGCAAAAGGTTCAAGATACAATTGATCGAAGAGTTTCTAAGGTAACCTTAACAGTTAAAGGCAAAGAACTATATGATATAACGGTAGCAAAGCATGATGAGTATCTGGTAGATATTTTAAAATGCATTCCAAATGATGAATTAGAAACCTTTAATAGACTTTTGTATAAATTATATTCTGGTATTAACTAA
- a CDS encoding DUF134 domain-containing protein: protein MARPTKERRIEFIPEVTMFRPCKTTNKVFEEVVLTFEEIEAIRLKDLESLEQEECAVKMEVSRPTFQRILGIARKKIANALIEGKIIKFEGGNYQVAMRHFECHSCKFVFEVPFGNGIKGKDMDCPKCNEKTVHRLK, encoded by the coding sequence ATGGCTAGACCTACTAAAGAAAGAAGAATTGAATTTATACCTGAGGTTACGATGTTTAGACCTTGTAAAACTACTAATAAAGTTTTTGAAGAAGTTGTTTTAACCTTTGAAGAAATCGAAGCTATTAGATTAAAGGATTTAGAATCGCTAGAGCAGGAAGAGTGTGCTGTGAAAATGGAAGTTTCTAGACCTACATTTCAAAGAATTTTAGGTATTGCAAGAAAGAAAATAGCAAATGCTTTAATTGAAGGCAAGATTATCAAGTTTGAAGGTGGTAATTATCAAGTCGCAATGCGCCATTTTGAATGTCATTCATGTAAGTTTGTTTTTGAAGTCCCTTTTGGTAATGGTATAAAGGGAAAGGATATGGACTGTCCTAAATGTAATGAAAAAACTGTACACAGATTAAAATAA
- a CDS encoding Mrp/NBP35 family ATP-binding protein produces MSEQNGCSPEAQSSCGCSGSCGSQPEVKAKDFNKIKHVIAVMSGKGGVGKSSFTGLLAMALKRQGHKVGILDADITGPSIPKLFGIKGQPKQNEKGVLPIESKLGIKVMSMNLLLPNEDEPVIWRGPVISGVIQQFWDEILWDELDYLIVDLPPGTGDAPLTVLQSLPVEQVLIVSSPQDLANMVVRKAIKMVEKMNIPILGVVENMSYLLCPDCNTSINVFGKSNVQETCDTMGVELLGKFPLDVKFAELSDGGNIEDYEGENLINLEKKLDKIVK; encoded by the coding sequence ATGTCAGAACAAAACGGATGTAGCCCTGAGGCACAAAGTAGTTGTGGATGTTCCGGAAGCTGTGGATCTCAGCCAGAAGTAAAAGCTAAAGATTTTAATAAGATTAAACACGTTATTGCTGTAATGAGTGGTAAGGGTGGAGTAGGTAAATCTTCCTTTACAGGACTATTAGCGATGGCTTTAAAAAGACAAGGACATAAAGTAGGGATATTAGATGCTGATATCACAGGTCCTAGTATCCCAAAACTATTTGGGATAAAAGGACAACCTAAGCAAAATGAAAAAGGCGTATTGCCTATTGAAAGTAAATTAGGTATTAAGGTTATGTCTATGAATCTATTATTACCAAATGAAGATGAACCTGTTATTTGGAGAGGGCCTGTAATTTCCGGAGTAATCCAACAATTTTGGGATGAAATATTATGGGATGAACTAGATTATTTAATAGTTGACCTACCACCTGGAACTGGCGATGCTCCTTTAACTGTCTTACAATCACTTCCAGTAGAGCAAGTTTTAATAGTTTCTTCTCCACAAGACTTAGCTAATATGGTAGTTAGAAAAGCAATTAAAATGGTTGAAAAAATGAATATCCCTATTTTGGGTGTAGTGGAAAATATGAGCTATTTACTATGTCCAGATTGCAACACAAGTATTAATGTTTTTGGAAAAAGTAATGTGCAAGAAACTTGTGATACAATGGGTGTAGAATTATTAGGAAAGTTCCCATTAGATGTAAAGTTTGCAGAGCTTTCAGATGGTGGTAATATTGAAGATTATGAAGGTGAGAACTTAATCAATTTAGAAAAAAAATTGGACAAGATTGTAAAATAG